From a single Streptomyces rubradiris genomic region:
- a CDS encoding YdeI/OmpD-associated family protein, with amino-acid sequence MTQELEILSFGSAEAFEAWLAENHASCPGIWLKLRKKGPGIVALDYAQALDVALCHGWIDGQKAKFDDEWWLQRFTPRRAHSKWSKVNRDKVAALIEQGRMRPAGQAEIDRAKADGRWEAAYDSARTATVPDDLTAALAAEPAAAAFFETLDRRNRYAILYRIQDAKKAETRARRIEKFVAMLAKGETLSP; translated from the coding sequence GTGACTCAGGAGTTGGAGATCCTCTCATTCGGCTCGGCCGAGGCGTTCGAGGCCTGGCTCGCCGAGAACCACGCGTCCTGCCCCGGTATCTGGCTCAAGCTGCGCAAGAAGGGCCCGGGGATCGTCGCGCTGGACTACGCGCAGGCCCTCGACGTGGCGCTCTGCCACGGCTGGATCGACGGCCAGAAGGCCAAGTTCGATGACGAGTGGTGGCTGCAGCGGTTCACCCCCCGGAGGGCGCACAGCAAGTGGTCCAAGGTCAACCGGGACAAGGTCGCGGCGCTGATCGAGCAGGGCCGGATGCGTCCCGCCGGGCAGGCCGAGATCGACCGGGCGAAGGCGGACGGCCGGTGGGAGGCGGCTTACGACAGCGCGAGGACCGCGACGGTGCCGGACGACCTGACCGCCGCGCTGGCCGCCGAGCCGGCCGCCGCCGCGTTCTTCGAGACCCTGGACCGGCGCAACCGTTACGCGATCCTGTACCGGATCCAAGACGCCAAGAAGGCCGAGACCCGGGCCCGCCGGATCGAGAAGTTCGTCGCGATGCTGGCCAAGGGCGAGACACTCTCCCCGTGA
- a CDS encoding alpha/beta hydrolase: MPKFALGAAALAAALAVTAAAPATARSDTPQNSATATATTRHLNGRLPDGASWIADVPARWNGTLLLFSHGYGPTTAQNAPSPAAGRALLAEGYALAGSSYDPNGPWWALESAERDQLATQEAFADAVGRPARTLSVGQSMGGLVNARLARDAGGRIDGALGLCGLVAGGVDLGNYQLDAEYTIASLLAPDEHLRLVDFADQAAAVATGARLTAAVERAQATPAGRARIALAAAYLNLPDWAPGQKPPAPGDAEEQEAQQYAWFAQGVLSFIVPARYSVEQSAGGNASWNTGVDYAGLLRSSEHADEVESLYRTAGLDLRTDLTALTRGARVHADPQAVRRLERTSTAGQGLAMPLLDLHTTSDQLVPVQQENAFAARVRAAGDGALLRQAYVARQGHCDFTAAEVVAGVHALEHRVATGRWDGGTTPAALQRAAQALGLDGAAFVPYRPTRLVVGRHHS; the protein is encoded by the coding sequence ATGCCGAAGTTCGCGCTCGGCGCGGCCGCGCTGGCCGCCGCCCTCGCCGTCACCGCAGCAGCACCCGCCACCGCACGGAGCGACACCCCGCAGAACTCCGCGACGGCCACCGCCACCACGCGCCACCTGAACGGGCGCCTCCCGGACGGCGCGAGCTGGATCGCCGACGTGCCCGCCCGCTGGAACGGCACCCTGCTGCTGTTCAGCCACGGCTACGGCCCCACCACCGCCCAGAACGCGCCCTCCCCCGCCGCCGGCCGGGCCCTCCTGGCCGAGGGCTACGCGCTGGCCGGCTCCTCCTACGACCCGAACGGCCCCTGGTGGGCGCTGGAGAGCGCCGAACGCGACCAGCTCGCCACCCAGGAGGCGTTCGCCGACGCCGTGGGCCGCCCCGCCCGCACCCTGTCCGTCGGGCAGTCCATGGGCGGCCTGGTCAACGCCCGGCTCGCGCGGGACGCGGGCGGCCGCATCGACGGCGCCCTGGGCCTGTGCGGCCTGGTCGCCGGCGGTGTCGACCTGGGGAACTACCAGCTGGACGCCGAGTACACCATCGCCTCCCTGCTCGCCCCGGACGAGCACCTGCGGCTGGTGGACTTCGCCGACCAGGCCGCCGCCGTCGCGACCGGTGCCCGGCTCACCGCCGCCGTGGAGCGGGCCCAGGCCACGCCGGCGGGCCGGGCGCGGATCGCGCTCGCCGCCGCGTACCTCAACCTGCCCGACTGGGCCCCGGGGCAGAAGCCGCCCGCGCCCGGCGACGCCGAGGAACAGGAGGCCCAGCAGTACGCCTGGTTCGCCCAGGGCGTGCTGTCCTTCATCGTGCCCGCGCGGTACTCCGTCGAGCAGTCGGCGGGCGGCAACGCCTCCTGGAACACGGGCGTGGACTACGCCGGCCTGCTGCGCTCCTCCGAGCACGCCGACGAGGTCGAGTCGCTGTACCGGACGGCGGGACTGGACCTGCGCACCGACCTCACCGCCCTGACCCGCGGCGCCCGGGTGCACGCCGACCCGCAGGCGGTGCGCCGCCTCGAGCGCACCTCCACCGCCGGGCAGGGCCTGGCCATGCCGCTGCTGGACCTGCACACCACCTCGGACCAACTGGTCCCCGTGCAGCAGGAGAACGCGTTCGCCGCCCGGGTACGGGCCGCCGGCGACGGCGCCTTGCTGCGTCAGGCCTACGTCGCCCGCCAGGGCCACTGCGACTTCACCGCGGCCGAGGTCGTCGCGGGCGTGCACGCCCTGGAGCACCGGGTGGCCACGGGCCGCTGGGACGGCGGCACCACGCCGGCGGCCCTCCAGCGCGCCGCGCAGGCCCTCGGCCTCGACGGAGCGGCATTCGTCCCCTACCGGCCCACGCGCCTCGTCGTCGGCCGCCACCACTCCTGA
- a CDS encoding PaaX family transcriptional regulator C-terminal domain-containing protein encodes MTGRQTTPSTGQEEGAAASARPQTLMLSFLGLYVLEHGSAVYSGSVIDVFARVGVSEDAVRSTLTRMVKRDLLARHRRGRKMYFGLTARSAEVLRDGHDRVWGAGAVNRDWDGTWTLVGFSLPEAWRSQRHDLRSRLVWAGFGPLQNGLWIAPGHLDVPAVVAGLGLEDHLNVLRGHAAEPTEAAQLLHRAFDTAGIAERYRAFLGQWDRPDPLPSAPDDLARQLLLHTDWLQLVRSDPRLPAEHLPEDWPAIRAEHVFRTLSAQYDAPAKQLADAVLDTIPAEPTAGRD; translated from the coding sequence GTGACCGGGAGACAGACCACGCCCTCGACGGGCCAGGAGGAAGGGGCCGCGGCGTCCGCGCGGCCGCAGACGCTGATGCTGAGCTTCCTGGGCCTGTACGTCCTGGAGCACGGCAGCGCGGTCTATTCGGGCAGCGTCATCGACGTGTTCGCGCGCGTCGGGGTCTCCGAGGACGCGGTGCGCTCCACGCTGACCCGGATGGTCAAGCGCGACCTGCTGGCCCGTCACCGCCGCGGCCGCAAGATGTACTTCGGGCTCACCGCGCGCTCCGCCGAGGTGCTGCGCGACGGTCACGACCGCGTCTGGGGCGCGGGCGCCGTCAACCGCGACTGGGACGGCACCTGGACCCTGGTCGGCTTCTCGCTGCCCGAGGCATGGCGCAGCCAGCGCCACGACCTGCGCTCACGCCTGGTGTGGGCCGGCTTCGGCCCGCTGCAGAACGGCCTGTGGATCGCGCCGGGGCACCTGGACGTCCCCGCCGTCGTCGCCGGGCTCGGCCTGGAGGACCACCTCAACGTGCTGCGCGGGCACGCGGCCGAGCCGACCGAGGCCGCACAGCTGCTGCACCGGGCCTTCGACACGGCCGGCATCGCCGAGCGCTACCGTGCCTTCCTCGGCCAGTGGGACCGCCCGGACCCGCTGCCGTCCGCCCCGGACGACCTGGCCCGGCAGCTCCTGCTGCACACCGACTGGCTGCAGCTCGTCCGCTCCGATCCGCGTCTGCCCGCGGAGCACCTTCCCGAGGACTGGCCCGCCATCCGCGCCGAGCACGTCTTCCGCACGCTGTCCGCCCAGTACGACGCCCCGGCCAAGCAGTTGGCCGACGCGGTGCTGGACACCATACCGGCGGAGCCGACGGCCGGGCGGGACTGA
- a CDS encoding aminotransferase class V-fold PLP-dependent enzyme: MPEPVNVARARRETPGCANVVHLNNAGAALAPIPVLEAVVEHLRLEARLGGYEAAAARAARIDAVYPSIARLIGCRPHEVAVVESATRAWDMAFYAMRFRPGDRILTSRAEYASNVIAFLQAAGRTGARVEVVEDDEHGQLSVADLQRRLDDDVKLVAVTHVPTQSGLVNPAAEIGRLTRAAGVPYLLDACQSVGQLPVDVGEIGCDMLSATGRKFLRGPRGTGFLYVSDRLIEKLEPPFLDLHAATWTGPQTYEIRSDARRFEAWETNCAAKIGLGVAVDYALGWGIEAIEERVTALAARLRHRLARIPGVSVQDRGRRLCGIVTFTVDGVPAAEVRQQLTAAGVNTSVSAIASARYDLGARGLPAVVRASVHYYNTDEDIERLCLALDSLAAV, from the coding sequence GTGCCGGAACCAGTGAACGTGGCCCGTGCCCGCCGAGAGACCCCCGGGTGCGCGAACGTCGTACACCTCAACAACGCCGGTGCGGCACTCGCCCCGATCCCGGTCCTCGAAGCCGTCGTCGAGCATCTGCGGCTGGAGGCGCGGCTCGGTGGTTACGAGGCCGCGGCGGCCCGGGCCGCGCGCATCGACGCCGTCTACCCGTCGATCGCCCGCCTGATCGGCTGCCGGCCGCACGAGGTCGCCGTGGTCGAAAGCGCCACAAGGGCCTGGGACATGGCCTTCTACGCGATGCGTTTCCGGCCCGGCGACCGCATCCTGACCTCCCGCGCCGAGTACGCCAGCAATGTCATCGCCTTTCTGCAGGCGGCCGGCCGCACCGGCGCCCGTGTCGAGGTGGTCGAGGACGACGAACACGGCCAACTGTCGGTGGCGGACCTCCAACGACGGCTGGACGACGACGTCAAGCTCGTCGCCGTCACCCACGTGCCCACCCAGAGCGGCTTGGTGAACCCCGCGGCCGAGATCGGCCGGCTGACCCGCGCCGCCGGCGTCCCGTACCTGCTCGATGCCTGCCAGTCCGTGGGGCAACTGCCCGTCGACGTGGGCGAGATCGGCTGCGACATGCTGTCGGCGACCGGGCGCAAGTTCTTGCGCGGACCGCGCGGTACCGGCTTCCTCTACGTCTCCGACCGGCTCATCGAGAAGCTGGAACCACCCTTCCTCGACTTGCACGCCGCTACGTGGACCGGCCCGCAGACGTACGAAATCCGGTCCGACGCCCGGCGGTTCGAGGCCTGGGAGACCAATTGCGCGGCGAAGATCGGCCTCGGTGTCGCTGTGGACTACGCCCTCGGCTGGGGCATCGAAGCGATCGAGGAACGGGTCACGGCTCTCGCCGCACGGCTGCGGCACCGGCTCGCGCGGATTCCCGGAGTGAGTGTCCAGGACCGTGGCCGGCGTCTGTGCGGCATCGTCACATTCACCGTCGACGGCGTGCCCGCGGCCGAGGTGCGGCAACAGCTCACCGCGGCAGGCGTCAACACCAGCGTGTCGGCGATCGCCTCGGCCCGCTACGACCTGGGTGCGCGCGGCCTGCCCGCCGTGGTGCGCGCGTCGGTGCACTACTACAACACCGACGAGGACATCGAGAGACTGTGCCTGGCGCTGGACTCCCTCGCGGCGGTCTGA
- a CDS encoding DUF1697 domain-containing protein: MRKYVALLRGINVGGHARIAMKDLRELFGALGFDEVQTYLQSGNVVFADPAGAAPGEVRERIEKGLADGLGVPAGVLLRTGASLGRTVTANPYLDREDDPARLHVTFLAGTPTPEQAAALRTPAGESAEFALLGDEIHLHVPGGYGRTKLNNAFIERRLGIAATTRNWKTVKALHGMAS, from the coding sequence ATGAGGAAGTACGTCGCGCTGCTGCGCGGGATCAACGTCGGCGGGCACGCCAGGATCGCGATGAAGGATCTCCGTGAGCTGTTCGGCGCGCTCGGATTCGACGAGGTCCAGACCTACCTGCAGAGCGGGAACGTGGTCTTCGCCGACCCGGCGGGGGCCGCGCCCGGTGAGGTGCGGGAGCGGATCGAGAAGGGCCTCGCCGATGGACTGGGCGTACCGGCAGGCGTGCTGCTGCGCACCGGCGCGTCACTGGGCCGGACGGTCACCGCCAACCCGTACCTGGACCGCGAGGACGACCCGGCCAGGCTGCACGTCACCTTCCTCGCCGGGACGCCGACCCCCGAGCAGGCGGCCGCCCTGCGCACCCCGGCCGGGGAGAGCGCCGAGTTCGCCCTGCTCGGCGACGAGATCCACCTGCACGTGCCGGGCGGCTACGGGCGGACCAAGCTGAACAACGCGTTCATCGAGCGCCGGCTCGGCATCGCCGCGACCACCCGGAACTGGAAGACCGTCAAAGCCCTGCACGGCATGGCGTCCTGA
- a CDS encoding XdhC family protein gives MLDLAGELHRWIEEGREFAVATVVAVGGSAPRGVGAALAVDREGTVIGSVSGGCVEGAVYDLCGAALRTGQSVLERFGYSDDDAFAVGLTCGGTIEVLITPVAAQAPVRTVLAPVLSAAARSEPAALARVVRGPAELLGRVLSVRSDGRTEGGLGGHPDLDRTAAAEARAMLEAGRTGTVDLSADGSHCPGGLTLLVESNVPPPRMIVFGAVDFAAALARAGKFLGYHVTVCDARPVFATRDRFPDADEVVVDWPHRYLRRTGTDARTVLCVLTHDAKFDVPLLKAALRMPAAFVGAMGSRRTHEDRNRRLRAEGVTERELARLRSPIGLDLGARTPEETALSIVAEIVATRRGGTGVPLTGSSTPIHHEAGEGQRQAVA, from the coding sequence ATGCTTGACCTGGCAGGCGAACTGCACCGGTGGATCGAGGAGGGCCGGGAGTTCGCCGTCGCCACCGTGGTGGCCGTCGGCGGCAGCGCGCCGCGCGGTGTCGGCGCCGCCCTCGCCGTCGACCGCGAGGGCACCGTCATCGGCTCGGTCTCCGGCGGCTGCGTCGAGGGCGCGGTGTACGACCTGTGCGGTGCGGCGCTGCGGACCGGACAGAGCGTCCTCGAACGGTTCGGCTACAGCGACGACGACGCCTTCGCGGTGGGGTTGACCTGCGGCGGAACGATCGAGGTACTGATCACGCCGGTGGCGGCGCAGGCTCCGGTGCGGACGGTCCTCGCCCCGGTTCTGTCCGCCGCCGCCCGAAGCGAACCGGCGGCCCTCGCCCGGGTCGTCCGCGGCCCCGCCGAACTCCTCGGGCGGGTCCTGTCGGTCCGCTCCGACGGCAGGACCGAGGGTGGTCTCGGCGGTCACCCGGACCTGGACCGGACGGCGGCGGCCGAGGCCCGGGCCATGCTGGAGGCGGGCCGTACCGGCACCGTGGACCTCTCGGCGGACGGCTCGCACTGCCCCGGCGGCCTGACGCTGCTGGTCGAGTCGAACGTGCCGCCCCCGCGCATGATCGTCTTCGGCGCTGTCGACTTCGCGGCCGCGCTGGCCCGGGCCGGGAAGTTCCTCGGCTACCACGTGACGGTCTGCGACGCCCGCCCCGTCTTCGCCACCCGCGACCGCTTCCCGGACGCCGACGAGGTCGTGGTCGACTGGCCGCACCGCTACCTGCGGCGCACCGGGACCGACGCCCGTACGGTCCTGTGCGTGCTCACCCATGACGCCAAGTTCGACGTGCCCCTGCTGAAGGCGGCCCTGCGGATGCCGGCCGCGTTCGTGGGCGCGATGGGATCACGCCGTACGCACGAGGACCGCAACCGGCGGCTGCGGGCCGAAGGCGTGACCGAACGCGAACTGGCCCGGCTGCGCTCACCGATCGGCCTCGACCTCGGCGCCCGCACACCGGAGGAGACCGCCCTGTCGATCGTCGCGGAGATCGTCGCCACCCGGCGGGGCGGAACGGGCGTGCCCCTGACCGGTTCCAGCACGCCGATCCATCACGAGGCGGGAGAGGGCCAGAGGCAGGCGGTCGCCTGA
- a CDS encoding SDR family NAD(P)-dependent oxidoreductase — protein sequence MDLSNKVAVVTGSGRGLGFAYASALARAGAAVVVNDVDAEAAAHAVKQITAAGGRAVAEVGPVGTGEVAEALVTRAVDAFGRLDVMVTNAGILRDRVLWKMSDDDFDVVVRVHLRGTFTCVRAAAVRMREQGEGGRIITACSPAGQRGNFGQTNYAAAKAGIAAMTRTWAMELARAGITANALVPVAATGMTRTIPAFAPYVEAWEEHGEPLPDRLRKAEGFGTPEDVAGLVVYLASDAAASVTGQCVGIGGDKLALWSHPQEIATAYRDGGWSADDIAAAWPVSVGREPQTYGIPAPQAPGA from the coding sequence ATGGATCTCTCGAACAAGGTCGCCGTCGTCACCGGAAGCGGACGCGGCCTCGGATTCGCCTACGCCTCCGCCCTGGCCCGCGCCGGCGCGGCGGTGGTCGTCAACGACGTGGACGCCGAGGCCGCCGCGCACGCGGTCAAGCAGATCACCGCGGCCGGCGGCCGGGCCGTGGCCGAGGTGGGCCCGGTGGGGACCGGCGAGGTCGCCGAGGCGCTGGTGACCCGGGCCGTGGACGCCTTCGGCCGGCTGGACGTCATGGTCACCAACGCCGGCATCCTGCGCGACCGCGTGCTGTGGAAGATGTCCGACGACGACTTCGACGTCGTCGTCCGCGTCCACCTGCGCGGCACCTTCACCTGCGTACGGGCCGCCGCCGTGCGGATGCGCGAACAGGGCGAGGGCGGCCGCATCATCACTGCCTGTTCCCCGGCCGGGCAGCGCGGCAACTTCGGCCAGACCAACTACGCCGCCGCCAAGGCCGGCATCGCCGCGATGACCCGCACCTGGGCCATGGAACTGGCCCGCGCCGGCATCACCGCCAACGCCCTGGTCCCGGTCGCCGCCACCGGCATGACCCGCACCATCCCCGCCTTCGCCCCGTACGTCGAGGCGTGGGAGGAACACGGCGAACCGCTGCCGGACCGGCTGCGCAAGGCCGAGGGCTTCGGCACCCCGGAGGACGTCGCCGGCCTCGTCGTCTACCTCGCCTCCGACGCCGCGGCCTCGGTGACCGGCCAATGCGTCGGCATCGGTGGCGACAAGCTGGCCCTGTGGTCGCACCCGCAGGAGATCGCCACCGCCTACCGGGACGGCGGCTGGAGCGCCGACGACATCGCCGCGGCCTGGCCCGTCTCGGTCGGCCGCGAGCCGCAGACGTACGGCATCCCCGCACCCCAGGCCCCCGGCGCCTGA
- a CDS encoding MFS transporter, protein MSLTDPRSSAHPVGPAPSRLPLGTLVAGCLAVCLAQIALAVPATLNGLFQQDLHPIGSQLTWISDAFLLPVTVLELTFGVLGDLFGRKRLLVGGSVLVVVGEAVSAVSGGVHPLWAGQVISGLGAAALFPTSLAMIAAGTHSHRDRARAITVWAAALSTGGFVAPVIGGVTGSHGSWRAAFVVVVVIAVASTVVSLLGASDSRAPEGRSLDLGGQLTVGIGLFALLYAVIQGPTDGWGSTPVVVAFGVAAVFVVLFVVAERRARSPLLRLDLFANRAFAVASVVAVVGMFSFLGTAYATSIRLGPVQHQSPLRTSVAFLLLNGLTLVLAPLTSRLLERVSGRWILTAGLALMAAGDFLAATLPVRDRALTSLVLPLGLVGAGFALTVSSITATAVNTVPLRYAGMASASTSLLRDFGFTLGPAVIGAVALSRAGSLFSSDLRHSALSPQVKAAAAEVAAEGGPLAVNSVPATAPPGGAAPLALRALGHGYALGFTICGAAALVSCLLALIALRRTDTPRHTGTAAPTVPETAPTA, encoded by the coding sequence ATGTCGCTGACTGATCCCCGCTCCTCCGCGCACCCCGTCGGCCCCGCGCCGAGCCGGCTGCCGCTCGGCACCCTCGTCGCCGGCTGTCTCGCGGTCTGCCTCGCCCAGATCGCCCTCGCCGTGCCCGCCACCCTCAACGGCCTCTTCCAGCAGGACCTGCATCCGATCGGCTCCCAACTGACCTGGATCTCCGACGCGTTCCTGCTGCCGGTGACCGTGCTGGAACTCACCTTCGGCGTCCTGGGCGACCTGTTCGGACGCAAGCGGCTGCTGGTGGGCGGCTCCGTCCTGGTCGTCGTGGGCGAGGCCGTCTCCGCCGTGAGCGGCGGCGTCCACCCGCTGTGGGCGGGGCAGGTGATCTCCGGCCTCGGTGCGGCGGCGCTCTTCCCGACCTCGCTCGCCATGATCGCGGCGGGCACGCACAGCCACCGGGACCGGGCGCGCGCCATCACCGTGTGGGCGGCCGCCCTGTCCACCGGCGGGTTCGTGGCCCCCGTCATCGGCGGCGTCACCGGCAGCCACGGCTCCTGGCGTGCGGCGTTCGTGGTGGTGGTGGTGATCGCCGTGGCCAGCACCGTGGTCAGCCTGCTGGGCGCCTCCGACTCCCGGGCCCCCGAGGGCCGCTCGCTGGACCTCGGCGGGCAACTCACCGTCGGTATCGGCCTGTTCGCGCTGCTGTACGCGGTCATCCAGGGCCCCACGGACGGCTGGGGCTCGACCCCGGTCGTCGTCGCGTTCGGGGTCGCCGCGGTGTTCGTCGTGCTCTTCGTCGTCGCCGAGCGGCGCGCCCGTTCCCCGCTGCTGCGCCTGGACCTGTTCGCCAACCGGGCGTTCGCCGTCGCCTCGGTCGTCGCGGTCGTCGGCATGTTCAGCTTCCTGGGCACCGCCTACGCCACCAGCATCCGGCTGGGCCCCGTGCAGCACCAGAGCCCGCTGCGCACCTCCGTGGCCTTCCTGCTGCTCAACGGTCTGACCCTGGTGCTGGCCCCGCTCACCTCGCGGCTGCTGGAGCGGGTCAGCGGGCGCTGGATCCTCACCGCGGGCCTGGCGCTGATGGCCGCGGGCGACTTCCTCGCCGCGACCCTGCCGGTGCGGGACCGGGCGCTGACCTCCCTGGTGCTGCCCCTGGGACTGGTCGGTGCCGGGTTCGCGCTGACCGTCTCCTCGATCACCGCCACCGCCGTGAACACGGTCCCGCTGCGCTACGCCGGCATGGCGAGCGCCTCCACCAGCCTGCTGCGCGACTTCGGGTTCACCCTGGGCCCGGCGGTCATCGGCGCCGTCGCCCTGAGCCGCGCGGGCTCGCTGTTCAGCTCCGACCTGCGCCACTCCGCACTGAGCCCCCAGGTGAAGGCGGCCGCCGCCGAGGTCGCGGCGGAAGGCGGCCCGCTGGCCGTCAACTCCGTCCCGGCCACCGCACCGCCGGGCGGTGCCGCGCCGCTGGCCCTGCGGGCGCTCGGCCACGGGTACGCGCTGGGCTTCACGATCTGCGGCGCGGCGGCACTGGTCTCCTGCCTGCTGGCCCTGATCGCCCTGCGCCGCACGGACACCCCGCGGCACACCGGCACAGCCGCGCCCACGGTGCCCGAGACGGCACCGACCGCCTGA